Sequence from the Corallococcus soli genome:
GGCCGCGTCACCTGCAGCCCCGGCCCCGGCACCTCCGCCGCGCCGCCCGAAAGGGTTCCTGGCCAAAGGTGACAGGAATCCGATTCGGCGTAAGGGTTGGCTGCGATGAGCACGCCGACCTGGACCCAATCAGACATCGACACCCTCAAGGGTGCGGTTGCATCGGGCGTGCTGTCCGTCAACTACGCGGGGCCCCCTTCGCGCAGCGTCACGTACCAGTCCCTAGACTCGATGCGCTCGCTGCTCGCGGAGATGCGCGCGGACGTCAGTGCGGCTGCCGGGCGCCCGCGCGTCACCTACGCGAAGACGAGCAAGGGGTTCGGCCAGTGAACCTCCTGGACACCCTCGCCCTCGCGCCCGGCTGGGCGTTGAAGCGCGCCCGGGCCCGCCTCGCCGCGTCCCAGTTCGCGCGCCACTACGAGGCCGCGCAGCCCGGCCGGCGCACCTCCGGGTGGACGCGCAACCGGGGCGACGCGAACGCGGTGAACGGCGTGGCGCTCGCGGAGCTCCGGATGCACGCCCGCGACCTGGTCCGCAACGACGGGTGGGCGCGGCGCGTCCAGCGCGTCATCGCCAACAACACCGTGGGCTGGGGCATCGTCCCCCGTCCCGAGGGCCCGGAGGCGAAGAAGGCGGCGAAGCTGTGGAAGTCCTGGGCGGACGCGCCGACGTGCGGCGCTGACGGGCGCGCGACGTTCGGAGCGCTCCAGGCGCTCGTCTTGCGCTCGCTGGTCACCGACGGCGAGGTGATCGTCCGCCGGGTTCAACGCGCGACGTCTGACGGGGTGCCGCTGAACATCCAGCTCCAGGTGCTGGAAGCCGACTACCTGGACACGACCAAGGACGAGGAGAAGTCTCAGAGCCTGTTGAAATGGAGCGAGCGAGCCAGGGCGTTGAAGGAACAAGATGCCGGACCTCCCAATGCCCTCGCGCACGCCGTATCCGAGCGACCTGACGGACGAGCAGTGGGCCCTCATTGAGCCGTTCGTTGGCGCCGTCGGTGGCGGCCCCAAGGAGCAGGTGCATCCACGCCGCGAGGTGGTGAATGCCATCCTTTACGTGACGAGGACGGGCGTGCAGTGGCGCTACCTGCCGCACGACCTGCCCGACTGGCAAAGCGTCTACCACTACTTCCGACTGTGGAAGAAGGATGGCACCTGGAAGCGCGTGCACGATGCGCTGCGCGGCCAGGTGCGCCAGGCGTAAGGGCGTGGGCTCGCGCCAACGGCGGGAATCATGGACAGCCCATCGGTAAAGGCGTCCGAGGAGGCCGACAGCCGAGGCTACGACGCGGGCAAGCAGGTGAAGGGGCGCAAGCGCCACCTGCTCGTGGATGTGCTGGGACTGGTGCTCGTGGCCTGGGTGACGACCGCCGACGTGCAGGACCGGGATGCCGCGGCAGGGGCGGTGCTGCCACGTGCCTCCGAAGACTTTCCCTCGTTGAACAAGGTCTGGGCGGATGCGGGCTACCAGGGACCCGTGGTGGCGGATGCCGCGAAGGAGGCTGGATTGGAGGTGGAGATCGTCCGGCGCGCCGAGGAGGACAAAGGCTTCGTCGTGCAGAAACGTCGCTGGGTGGTGGAGCGCACCAACGCGTGGCTGACGTGCCAGCGACGCCTGGCTCGCGACTACAAGCGTCACGAGCACTCGTCCGAAATCTTCATCCACATCGCGATGACCGGCCTCATGCTGCGCCGCCTCGCGTAGCACTCCAATTCAACAGGCTCTCAGGCCGGAGGCTCCATCATCCAGGGCGTGGAGTTTGATCGCTTCGGGCGCCGCGCCGCCTACTAAGCCACCGGAAGAAAGTTCGTGCAGGGGGTATACCGTCCCTGACGTCAAAATGACGTTGGAAGGGAGCG
This genomic interval carries:
- a CDS encoding phage head-tail joining protein: MSTPTWTQSDIDTLKGAVASGVLSVNYAGPPSRSVTYQSLDSMRSLLAEMRADVSAAAGRPRVTYAKTSKGFGQ
- a CDS encoding phage portal protein, with product MNLLDTLALAPGWALKRARARLAASQFARHYEAAQPGRRTSGWTRNRGDANAVNGVALAELRMHARDLVRNDGWARRVQRVIANNTVGWGIVPRPEGPEAKKAAKLWKSWADAPTCGADGRATFGALQALVLRSLVTDGEVIVRRVQRATSDGVPLNIQLQVLEADYLDTTKDEEKSQSLLKWSERARALKEQDAGPPNALAHAVSERPDGRAVGPH